A window of the Euzebya pacifica genome harbors these coding sequences:
- a CDS encoding alpha/beta fold hydrolase, translated as MPNADVNGLSICYERSGPDDGPVLLLVGGMGQQLISWPPHLLRPLHEAGIGTVVFDNRDVGCSTWMDEAGPADIGGIIATLRAGGTPDWAYTIRDLADDAVGLLDHLGLERVHVLGPSMGGMIVQRMAIEHPDRVASLTSVMSTTGRRGLPGATKEANAALLEVAAPGLEGYLAGRAHRRAAYGSTGFAFDEEWELELAKGLIERGLNPDGGSRQYAATIADGDRTEALAELDLPALVVHGDVDNLIPPAGGEATAAAIPGARLHIVEGMGHDLPPAVCRMLADDVIALIGGS; from the coding sequence ATGCCGAACGCCGACGTCAACGGGCTGTCCATCTGCTACGAGCGATCGGGGCCCGACGACGGGCCCGTCCTCCTGCTCGTCGGGGGGATGGGGCAGCAGCTGATCAGCTGGCCGCCCCACCTCCTGCGGCCGCTGCACGAGGCAGGGATTGGGACGGTCGTCTTCGACAACCGCGACGTCGGCTGCTCGACGTGGATGGACGAGGCGGGCCCGGCCGACATCGGTGGCATCATCGCGACCCTCAGGGCCGGCGGAACCCCCGACTGGGCCTACACCATCCGCGACCTCGCCGATGACGCCGTCGGGCTGCTGGACCACCTCGGGTTGGAACGGGTCCATGTCCTCGGCCCGTCGATGGGCGGCATGATCGTGCAGCGCATGGCCATCGAACATCCCGACCGCGTGGCCTCGTTGACCTCCGTCATGAGCACCACGGGCCGGCGGGGCCTGCCCGGTGCGACCAAGGAGGCCAACGCCGCGCTGCTGGAGGTCGCGGCGCCGGGCCTCGAGGGATACCTCGCCGGCCGGGCACATCGACGGGCCGCCTACGGCAGCACGGGGTTCGCGTTCGACGAGGAGTGGGAGCTCGAGCTCGCGAAGGGCCTGATCGAACGGGGCCTCAACCCCGACGGGGGCTCCCGCCAGTACGCCGCGACGATCGCCGACGGGGACCGTACCGAGGCGCTCGCCGAGCTGGACCTGCCTGCCCTCGTGGTGCACGGCGACGTCGACAACCTGATCCCGCCGGCCGGTGGGGAGGCCACCGCGGCGGCGATCCCCGGTGCCCGGCTGCACATCGTCGAGGGCATGGGCCACGACCTGCCGCCGGCTGTCTGCCGGATGCTGGCCGACGACGTCATCGCCCTGATCGGCGGCAGCTGA
- a CDS encoding YqgE/AlgH family protein, giving the protein MATPDLEDPNFDGTVVLLLEHGPGGALGVVLNRPSPLPVGEAMTAGPAGPGTSWSDLATTPDVVFVGGPVQPNAVIALARVPEVSDNERWEPVFGDVGVINLGDGPLPDVGRLDALRVFAGYAGWGEQQLEEEVASGAWFVVDAHADDGFSTDPELLWRTVLRRQGGLFVTVTDNPALN; this is encoded by the coding sequence GTGGCGACCCCGGATCTGGAGGACCCCAACTTCGACGGAACCGTGGTGCTGCTGCTGGAGCACGGCCCCGGCGGCGCGCTCGGCGTGGTGCTCAACCGTCCCAGCCCCCTGCCCGTCGGCGAGGCGATGACCGCGGGACCAGCCGGACCGGGTACCTCCTGGTCGGACCTGGCCACCACACCCGACGTGGTGTTCGTCGGCGGGCCGGTCCAGCCCAACGCCGTCATCGCGCTGGCCAGGGTGCCGGAGGTCAGCGACAACGAGCGGTGGGAACCGGTCTTCGGTGACGTCGGGGTGATCAACCTCGGCGACGGCCCGCTGCCCGACGTCGGACGGCTGGACGCGCTTCGCGTGTTCGCCGGCTACGCGGGATGGGGCGAGCAGCAGCTGGAGGAGGAGGTCGCCTCCGGCGCCTGGTTCGTGGTCGATGCGCACGCTGACGACGGGTTCTCCACCGATCCCGAGCTGCTGTGGCGGACCGTGCTTCGCCGGCAGGGTGGACTGTTCGTGACCGTCACCGACAACCCGGCCCTGAACTGA
- a CDS encoding dienelactone hydrolase family protein, translating to MGTDGWDDLSDFTVDTFTHDGSTKTVYRAGEGPGVLFMHEVPGITPTNAAFARRLVDAGFTVAMPDLFGDAGRPLEPLYAGASMAKLCISREFRAFALRADRPIVRWLRALGRDLHARAGGPGIGAVGMCMTGGFALGLAVDDHVLAPVLSQPSLPVAVTPLHARDLGIPDDHADIVADRCRDEGLCILGLRFEKDLLAPAARFRALAERFGDAFEAVELDVGEWKRTRASLPEDERPMALTPTPHAVLGGDYLDGPPTKDALQRVLDLFTDRLTP from the coding sequence ATGGGCACCGACGGCTGGGACGACCTGTCGGACTTCACCGTCGACACTTTCACCCACGACGGGTCGACGAAGACGGTGTACCGGGCAGGGGAGGGGCCGGGCGTGCTGTTCATGCACGAGGTCCCCGGCATCACCCCGACCAACGCCGCCTTCGCCCGACGGCTGGTCGACGCCGGCTTCACCGTGGCGATGCCCGACCTGTTCGGCGACGCGGGACGGCCGCTGGAGCCGTTGTACGCCGGGGCGAGCATGGCCAAGCTGTGCATCTCCAGGGAGTTCCGCGCCTTCGCCCTGCGTGCCGATCGGCCCATCGTCCGGTGGCTCCGCGCCCTCGGCCGCGACCTGCACGCGCGGGCCGGAGGGCCGGGAATCGGGGCGGTGGGCATGTGCATGACCGGCGGGTTCGCCCTGGGCCTGGCGGTCGACGACCACGTCCTCGCACCGGTGCTCAGCCAGCCGTCGCTGCCGGTCGCGGTGACCCCCCTGCATGCCCGTGACCTCGGCATCCCCGACGACCACGCCGACATCGTGGCCGACCGCTGCCGCGACGAGGGCCTGTGCATCCTCGGCCTGCGGTTCGAGAAGGACCTGCTGGCCCCGGCGGCCCGGTTCCGGGCGCTCGCGGAGCGGTTCGGTGACGCGTTCGAGGCGGTCGAGCTCGACGTGGGGGAGTGGAAGCGCACCCGCGCCTCCCTGCCCGAGGACGAGCGGCCCATGGCCCTGACCCCCACGCCCCACGCGGTCCTCGGCGGCGACTACCTCGACGGCCCTCCGACCAAGGACGCCCTTCAGCGCGTCCTCGACCTGTTCACCGACCGCCTGACCCCCTGA
- a CDS encoding LLM class F420-dependent oxidoreductase — protein MDIGLTYFPTHETLSPVDVATSAEGLGYESVFVTEHTHIPVSRRTPYPAGGDLPHEYAETWDPFVACTAMATVTTTLKVGTAICLVNQHDPIVLAKTVATLQHHSGGRFVFGVGPGWNVEEMNDHGVAFDERFAEMRERVHAMKAIWTHDEASYDGEHVSFEPMWSWPKPGHDVPVLVAGWGPTVLDRVMDYGDGWIPIGGRGAVLKTRVEELQARASEAGRGPMDITIYQPGPSEQLLEEYAEAGATRVLCALPHEDPDTMSARIERYAAFIG, from the coding sequence ATGGACATCGGGCTGACCTACTTCCCCACCCACGAGACGTTGAGCCCCGTCGACGTCGCCACCTCGGCCGAGGGGCTCGGCTACGAGTCGGTGTTCGTGACCGAGCACACCCACATCCCCGTCAGCCGCCGGACGCCGTACCCGGCGGGAGGCGACCTGCCGCACGAGTACGCCGAGACGTGGGACCCGTTCGTGGCCTGCACGGCCATGGCCACGGTCACGACCACGCTGAAGGTGGGCACCGCGATCTGCCTGGTCAACCAGCACGACCCGATCGTGCTGGCCAAGACCGTCGCCACCCTGCAGCACCACTCGGGCGGTCGGTTCGTGTTCGGCGTCGGCCCCGGCTGGAACGTCGAGGAGATGAACGACCACGGGGTCGCGTTCGACGAACGGTTCGCCGAGATGCGGGAGCGGGTGCACGCCATGAAGGCCATCTGGACCCACGACGAGGCGTCCTACGACGGCGAGCACGTGTCGTTCGAGCCGATGTGGTCGTGGCCCAAGCCCGGTCACGACGTCCCCGTGCTCGTGGCCGGCTGGGGGCCGACCGTGCTGGACCGGGTGATGGACTACGGCGACGGGTGGATCCCGATCGGTGGACGGGGCGCGGTGCTGAAGACCCGGGTCGAGGAGCTGCAGGCCCGTGCATCCGAGGCCGGCCGCGGGCCCATGGACATCACCATCTACCAGCCCGGGCCGTCGGAGCAGCTGCTGGAGGAGTACGCCGAGGCCGGTGCCACCCGCGTGCTGTGTGCGCTGCCCCACGAGGACCCCGACACGATGTCGGCCCGCATCGAGCGCTACGCCGCCTTCATCGGCTGA
- a CDS encoding sigma-70 family RNA polymerase sigma factor gives MKTVPEDLLDLYFNELGTVDLLTAADEVRLAKAIEAGNEAAAILESGEFENADLRQLNRQVREGQNAFNHFVSANLRLVVNIAAKFSNRTKLGLDELIQEGNLGLIRAVEKFDWRKGFKFSTYATWWIRQAIQRGIAANERTIRLPVAMHDAVVKIRAARSRLEAENGEEPSIEELAEATRLTPEKVEDALEHMRSVASLDRQVGDDSDSSELGDFVAVEPDSFTTEIAEDEVRGELRSAVGHLDDRSAYVLTRRFGLDGRDPLTLDALGKELDISRESVRKIEGRALENLRRDMAGAGADVR, from the coding sequence ATGAAGACTGTTCCGGAGGACCTTCTGGACCTCTACTTCAACGAGCTCGGCACGGTGGACCTGCTCACCGCCGCTGACGAGGTGCGCCTTGCCAAGGCTATCGAAGCCGGCAACGAGGCCGCTGCCATCCTCGAGTCGGGCGAGTTCGAGAACGCGGACCTGCGGCAGCTGAACCGCCAGGTGCGCGAGGGTCAGAACGCCTTCAACCACTTCGTATCCGCAAACCTCCGACTGGTCGTCAACATCGCGGCCAAGTTCTCCAACCGCACCAAGCTGGGGCTGGACGAGCTCATCCAGGAGGGCAACCTCGGCCTGATCCGCGCCGTCGAGAAGTTTGACTGGCGCAAGGGCTTCAAGTTCTCCACCTACGCGACGTGGTGGATCCGCCAGGCGATCCAGCGTGGTATCGCCGCCAACGAGCGGACCATCCGTCTCCCCGTCGCCATGCACGACGCGGTCGTCAAGATCCGCGCCGCACGCTCGCGGCTGGAGGCAGAGAACGGCGAGGAGCCCTCGATCGAGGAGCTCGCCGAGGCCACCCGCCTGACCCCCGAGAAGGTCGAGGACGCCCTCGAGCACATGCGCTCGGTTGCCTCCCTCGACCGTCAGGTCGGCGACGACAGCGACTCCAGCGAGCTCGGTGACTTCGTCGCCGTCGAGCCGGACTCGTTCACCACCGAGATCGCCGAGGACGAGGTCCGCGGCGAGCTGCGCTCGGCCGTCGGCCACCTCGACGACCGCAGCGCGTACGTGCTGACCCGCCGGTTCGGCCTCGACGGCCGTGACCCGCTGACGCTCGACGCGCTCGGCAAGGAGCTCGACATCTCCCGCGAATCGGTCCGCAAGATCGAGGGCCGCGCGCTGGAGAACCTCCGTCGGGACATGGCTGGCGCAGGCGCCGACGTCCGCTAG
- a CDS encoding TetR/AcrR family transcriptional regulator, with amino-acid sequence MTERKSADERTADLLTAAEAILARNRRVTVSEIAREAGIASGTFYLYFPSKAHLEATLIERYVLGAVDRAEQAMADGPSWIGRFEAVVEAMVAHALDHRPVLELQVLHTPTAGTRETIAAGTDRMVSLLTQILTGGTETGEFEVDDPFMTAALVYHGVDGVLRSSVTFERELDPDRLVAALHHNVRQMLVHEIRLD; translated from the coding sequence GTGACCGAGCGCAAGAGCGCGGACGAACGAACCGCCGACCTACTGACCGCCGCCGAAGCAATCCTGGCCCGTAACCGTCGGGTGACGGTGTCGGAGATTGCGCGCGAAGCGGGAATCGCGAGTGGAACCTTCTACTTGTACTTCCCGTCCAAGGCCCATCTCGAGGCGACGCTCATCGAGCGCTACGTCCTCGGCGCCGTGGACCGGGCCGAACAGGCGATGGCCGACGGCCCGTCCTGGATCGGGCGCTTCGAGGCCGTGGTCGAGGCCATGGTCGCCCACGCCCTCGACCACCGACCGGTCCTGGAGCTGCAGGTCCTGCACACGCCGACCGCAGGTACTCGGGAGACCATCGCGGCGGGGACCGACCGCATGGTGTCGTTGCTGACGCAGATCCTCACCGGTGGGACCGAGACCGGCGAGTTCGAGGTCGACGACCCCTTCATGACGGCGGCACTCGTCTACCACGGGGTCGATGGGGTGCTCCGCAGCTCGGTGACCTTCGAGCGCGAGCTCGATCCCGACCGCCTGGTCGCCGCGCTCCACCACAACGTCCGCCAGATGCTGGTCCACGAGATCCGCCTGGACTGA
- a CDS encoding LLM class flavin-dependent oxidoreductase produces the protein MGGTLAISPAFGGCSLAETFDIARAAAGWGYTSAWADEVVGHDCFAMLGALSQEVDLDLGVAVAPVQTRSAFVLGRAALTLAELTGGRFSLGIGASSEVLVTRFAGLDWDKPLTHVRETTEALRAILAGQRATVEGEKVRVGGFKYGLPAPTPVPLLLGSLNPKSLQMAGAIADGLCLNQLAPRHVPVMLEEVRRGAEEAGRALPDDFPVVARLMVVVTDDASAARQMLKGVFAPYAATTGYNRFFRWIGYEEEATAIAEAAERGDRAAMIEAYSDEMANDVLVIGNADEVATKVRAYLDAGVTIAAIEPLAPGVEAATMTLKAASAALD, from the coding sequence ATGGGCGGCACGCTCGCCATTTCTCCAGCCTTCGGTGGTTGCTCGCTGGCCGAGACCTTCGACATCGCCCGTGCCGCGGCGGGGTGGGGGTACACCTCTGCGTGGGCCGACGAGGTCGTCGGCCACGACTGCTTCGCGATGCTCGGTGCGCTGTCACAGGAGGTCGACCTCGACCTCGGCGTTGCGGTCGCACCGGTGCAGACGCGCTCGGCGTTCGTGCTGGGACGTGCGGCGCTGACGCTGGCGGAGCTGACCGGTGGCCGGTTCTCACTCGGCATCGGGGCGTCCTCGGAGGTGCTGGTCACCCGGTTCGCCGGCCTCGACTGGGACAAGCCGTTGACCCACGTGCGCGAGACCACCGAGGCGCTGCGGGCGATCCTTGCCGGTCAGCGGGCAACGGTGGAGGGCGAGAAGGTCCGCGTCGGCGGGTTCAAGTACGGCCTTCCCGCCCCGACGCCGGTGCCCCTGCTCCTGGGGTCGCTGAACCCCAAGTCGCTGCAGATGGCCGGGGCCATCGCCGACGGGCTGTGCCTCAACCAGCTGGCACCGCGCCACGTGCCGGTGATGCTGGAGGAGGTGCGGCGTGGGGCCGAGGAGGCCGGGCGGGCGCTTCCCGATGACTTCCCCGTGGTGGCCCGGCTGATGGTCGTCGTCACCGATGACGCGTCGGCGGCCCGCCAGATGCTCAAGGGGGTCTTCGCGCCCTATGCCGCCACGACCGGCTACAACCGCTTCTTCCGCTGGATCGGCTACGAGGAGGAGGCGACCGCGATCGCCGAGGCGGCGGAGCGTGGCGACAGGGCCGCCATGATCGAGGCCTACTCCGACGAGATGGCCAACGACGTGCTGGTCATCGGCAACGCCGACGAGGTTGCGACCAAGGTGCGCGCGTACCTCGACGCGGGCGTGACGATCGCGGCGATCGAGCCGCTTGCCCCCGGCGTCGAGGCGGCCACGATGACGCTCAAGGCCGCATCAGCGGCGCTCGACTGA
- a CDS encoding cell wall-binding repeat-containing protein codes for MPRASRRVFTRGLAALASVAVVASVAVAVTTVGDTAVECPPGTVPITGPEARLVPPDQQDLLPPEYRGPAEAMEFPGDCKPDRVESFAELALRNAQADARTSAPFMQPAEGARWSAAQQRQTMLTSGATVPGSDGELSFVGEGPLNFDEEPYDSGQGIVDSTGRIDDFFYDEANDRLFAAIGTSGVWMSTDLGESWTSIGDSLPTNITSGVSWTPSGGPDGTVVVITGEHTFGGSAFTGLGAFWSTDLGETWARAEGPPDGTLGFAIEVDPSDPDVIYAATGKGLWRSADAGRTYVDVELPVGTCQGDYNIETCNYAHFVTDVVVKAPGGVGEDTEGGQVLAAVGYRAGMLEDISGDFIHSEGNGVYRSDSGEAGTFERLDGLDATVGGQERLGRMEFGPAIGDEQDHDIVYAVIEDAVLFNGGFQYVPIPDGVDPTGLLSPNPTYLLGVYYSDDFGATWTELSNDDEMGTLCTVNQSVFCIPGAIEPGVQSWYNMWIAPDPTRQVDGVPTRVVMGLEEVFQNRLTSAPASTPLVSFQTIGSYYGGVDCLLVVTDCLVSSNLGIETTHPDQHDGIWIPSVGEDGEPDGGVRLLVGHDGGLSQQILGAGDEASQSSWTLEQENGLRTLLPYSIAVANDGTALAGLQDNGTMLVDPTLDNRQYEVQGADGTVTAIDPEDSDYGYASSQTNSLLGVSADRFQTFTSLTPTPSDGTFLFVPPLEMNPLNSDHVVTAGNTVIENLAGREATSSTWSIAMQLGATEREPNYETDVEPPIRQASAIDVYGDATYVGFCAPCNILQTPYPYDSGIATNIGSQDLPEPGTDSGWHFASADGLPERYISDLQIDPYDPTAQTVYAGLGGYTRKWVPPGTGADEATDVGDGHVFVSTDAGETFTDISGNLPDTPVLSIEQRGTQLLVGTDLGAFISADLQGTSWAPLGGADALSIPVMDIQMKADDPDVAYLGVYGRGVMRYDFPEFSALERTVQRLAGAGREATSVAVSADLYESADVVVLARSDQYADALAGAPLAADLRAPLLLTASGALHPDVAAEIQRLGATSAVLLGGEAALTPAIEQELADLGITDITRYGADNRFGTAAQIAGQLPDASAAWVVKGNDADPTRGWPDAMSIAPVAARAGQPILLTETDRLPEETTGALEGIDDARIVGGTAAVSQAVEDQLGGVVTLGERVAGDNRFATSVAAAQVGLDNGHGLANLWLARADAFADALSSGPSVAATGGTLVLVDSTSLDASLDSGRFVTDNACSVITARIAGGTAAISDTVVDEVSALLDACPPPEGYRPPPAQSIVPGDVEPGEPAPTDVIAGPYGFEADAEGWTTAFSGTPTSMWTRGEPGHESDTSFQVDQYNSGANATLTSPEIEVDGTEVAIAWWHAVQMEGGGFDEMAVEWSADGNDWTRLASYGVSADFPAFTEQLLRFTPDAGTIQVRFVVFADEICDSVETVTCGAESLTGAFVDDVAVLS; via the coding sequence ATGCCTCGTGCCAGCCGCCGCGTGTTCACCCGCGGCCTCGCCGCCCTCGCGTCCGTGGCCGTGGTGGCCTCGGTCGCCGTGGCCGTCACCACCGTCGGTGACACCGCCGTCGAGTGTCCGCCCGGAACCGTCCCCATCACCGGCCCCGAGGCGCGCCTCGTGCCGCCGGACCAGCAGGACCTCCTGCCGCCGGAGTACCGCGGCCCCGCCGAGGCGATGGAGTTCCCGGGCGACTGCAAGCCCGACCGCGTGGAGTCCTTCGCCGAGCTCGCCCTGCGCAACGCCCAGGCCGACGCCCGCACCAGCGCGCCCTTCATGCAGCCCGCCGAGGGAGCGCGCTGGTCGGCTGCGCAGCAGCGGCAGACCATGCTCACCAGCGGTGCCACCGTGCCGGGCAGCGACGGCGAGCTGTCCTTCGTCGGTGAGGGTCCCCTGAACTTCGACGAGGAGCCCTACGACTCCGGCCAGGGAATCGTGGACTCCACGGGTCGCATCGACGACTTCTTCTACGACGAGGCCAACGACCGGCTCTTCGCCGCCATCGGCACCTCCGGCGTGTGGATGTCGACCGACCTCGGCGAGTCCTGGACGTCCATCGGTGACTCCCTGCCGACCAACATCACCTCCGGCGTGTCCTGGACCCCCTCGGGCGGCCCCGACGGCACGGTCGTGGTCATCACCGGTGAGCACACCTTCGGCGGGTCGGCCTTCACCGGCCTCGGCGCCTTCTGGTCCACCGACCTGGGCGAGACCTGGGCTCGCGCCGAGGGTCCCCCGGACGGCACCCTCGGCTTCGCCATCGAGGTCGACCCCTCCGACCCCGACGTGATCTACGCCGCGACCGGCAAGGGCCTGTGGCGCTCCGCCGACGCCGGCCGCACCTACGTCGACGTCGAGCTGCCCGTCGGCACCTGCCAGGGCGACTACAACATCGAGACCTGCAACTACGCCCACTTCGTGACCGACGTGGTCGTCAAGGCTCCGGGCGGCGTGGGCGAGGACACCGAGGGCGGACAGGTCCTTGCCGCAGTGGGGTACCGCGCCGGCATGCTCGAGGACATCTCGGGTGACTTCATCCACTCCGAGGGCAACGGCGTCTACCGCTCCGACAGCGGTGAGGCCGGCACGTTCGAGCGGCTCGACGGCCTCGATGCCACCGTCGGCGGCCAGGAGCGCCTCGGCCGCATGGAGTTCGGCCCCGCCATCGGTGACGAGCAGGACCACGACATCGTGTACGCCGTCATCGAGGACGCGGTGCTGTTCAACGGCGGCTTCCAGTACGTCCCGATCCCCGACGGCGTCGACCCGACCGGCCTGCTGAGCCCGAACCCGACCTACCTGCTGGGCGTCTACTACTCCGACGACTTCGGCGCGACGTGGACCGAGCTGTCCAACGACGACGAGATGGGCACCCTCTGCACCGTCAACCAGTCGGTCTTCTGCATCCCCGGCGCCATCGAGCCCGGTGTGCAGTCCTGGTACAACATGTGGATCGCCCCCGACCCGACGCGTCAGGTCGACGGTGTCCCCACCCGCGTGGTCATGGGCCTGGAGGAAGTCTTCCAGAACCGCCTCACGAGCGCCCCGGCCAGCACGCCGCTGGTCAGCTTCCAGACGATCGGCTCCTACTACGGCGGTGTCGACTGCCTGCTGGTGGTCACCGACTGCCTCGTCTCCTCCAACCTCGGCATCGAGACGACCCACCCCGACCAGCACGACGGCATCTGGATCCCCAGCGTCGGTGAGGACGGTGAACCCGACGGCGGCGTCCGCCTGCTCGTCGGCCACGACGGTGGGCTGTCCCAGCAGATCCTCGGGGCCGGTGACGAGGCCAGCCAGAGCAGCTGGACGCTCGAGCAGGAGAACGGCCTGCGCACCCTCCTGCCGTACTCCATCGCCGTGGCCAACGACGGCACCGCGCTCGCGGGCCTGCAGGACAACGGCACGATGCTGGTCGACCCGACGCTGGACAACCGCCAGTACGAGGTCCAGGGCGCCGACGGCACCGTGACCGCCATCGATCCCGAGGACTCCGACTACGGCTACGCATCCAGCCAGACCAACTCCCTGCTGGGCGTCTCCGCCGACCGGTTCCAGACCTTCACGAGCCTGACCCCGACTCCCTCCGACGGCACGTTCCTGTTCGTCCCGCCGCTGGAGATGAACCCCCTCAACAGCGACCACGTCGTCACGGCGGGCAACACCGTCATCGAGAACCTGGCCGGCCGCGAGGCCACCTCGTCGACATGGTCGATCGCCATGCAGCTGGGCGCCACCGAGCGCGAGCCCAACTACGAGACCGACGTCGAGCCGCCGATCCGCCAGGCGAGCGCCATCGACGTCTACGGCGACGCCACCTACGTCGGCTTCTGCGCCCCGTGCAACATCCTGCAGACGCCCTACCCCTACGACTCGGGCATCGCGACCAACATCGGCTCGCAGGACCTGCCCGAGCCCGGGACCGACAGCGGCTGGCACTTCGCGTCGGCGGACGGACTGCCGGAGCGCTACATCTCCGACCTGCAGATCGATCCGTACGACCCGACGGCACAGACGGTCTACGCCGGCCTCGGTGGGTACACCCGCAAGTGGGTTCCGCCGGGAACCGGTGCCGACGAGGCCACCGACGTCGGCGACGGACACGTCTTCGTCTCCACCGACGCCGGTGAGACCTTCACCGACATCTCCGGCAACCTGCCCGACACCCCAGTGCTGTCCATCGAGCAGCGCGGTACCCAGCTGCTGGTCGGCACCGACCTCGGCGCGTTCATCTCCGCTGACCTGCAGGGCACCTCGTGGGCCCCGCTCGGTGGCGCCGACGCCCTGTCCATCCCGGTGATGGACATCCAGATGAAGGCCGACGACCCCGACGTTGCCTACCTCGGCGTCTACGGGCGTGGCGTCATGCGCTACGACTTCCCCGAGTTCTCCGCCCTCGAGCGCACCGTCCAGCGCTTGGCAGGCGCCGGCCGCGAGGCCACCTCCGTGGCGGTCTCGGCCGACCTGTACGAGTCCGCCGACGTGGTCGTCCTGGCCAGGTCCGACCAGTACGCCGACGCGCTGGCCGGTGCCCCGCTGGCGGCCGACCTCCGCGCGCCGCTGCTGCTGACGGCGTCCGGTGCGCTGCACCCCGACGTCGCCGCGGAGATCCAGCGCCTCGGCGCGACGAGCGCCGTCCTGCTGGGTGGCGAGGCCGCACTGACCCCCGCCATCGAGCAGGAGCTGGCCGACCTCGGCATCACCGACATCACCCGGTACGGCGCCGACAACCGGTTCGGCACCGCCGCGCAGATCGCCGGGCAGCTGCCCGACGCCAGCGCGGCCTGGGTGGTCAAGGGCAACGACGCCGACCCGACCCGCGGCTGGCCCGACGCGATGAGCATCGCGCCCGTCGCCGCCCGTGCCGGCCAGCCGATCCTGCTGACCGAGACCGACCGGCTGCCCGAGGAGACGACCGGCGCCCTCGAGGGCATCGACGACGCGCGCATCGTCGGTGGCACCGCGGCGGTGTCCCAGGCCGTCGAGGACCAGCTCGGCGGGGTCGTGACCCTGGGCGAGCGGGTCGCCGGCGACAACCGCTTCGCCACCTCCGTGGCGGCAGCCCAGGTCGGCCTCGACAACGGCCACGGCCTGGCCAACCTGTGGCTGGCCCGCGCCGACGCCTTCGCCGACGCGCTGTCCTCCGGCCCGTCGGTGGCCGCTACCGGGGGCACGCTCGTGCTGGTGGACTCCACCAGCCTCGACGCGTCGCTGGACAGCGGGCGGTTCGTCACCGACAACGCCTGCAGCGTCATCACCGCCCGCATCGCGGGTGGGACGGCAGCGATCTCCGACACGGTCGTGGACGAGGTCAGCGCGCTGCTGGACGCCTGCCCGCCGCCGGAGGGCTACCGCCCACCGCCGGCGCAGTCGATCGTCCCCGGTGACGTCGAGCCGGGCGAACCCGCCCCGACCGACGTCATCGCCGGCCCGTACGGGTTCGAGGCGGACGCCGAGGGCTGGACCACCGCCTTCTCCGGCACGCCCACGTCGATGTGGACGCGCGGCGAGCCGGGCCACGAGTCCGACACGTCCTTCCAGGTCGACCAGTACAACTCCGGTGCCAACGCCACCCTGACCTCTCCGGAGATCGAGGTCGACGGCACCGAGGTCGCCATCGCCTGGTGGCATGCGGTCCAGATGGAAGGCGGCGGCTTCGACGAGATGGCCGTGGAGTGGTCCGCGGACGGCAACGACTGGACCCGGCTCGCCAGCTACGGCGTGTCGGCCGACTTCCCGGCGTTCACCGAGCAGTTGCTCCGCTTCACCCCCGACGCCGGCACCATCCAGGTCCGGTTCGTGGTGTTCGCCGACGAGATCTGCGACTCCGTGGAGACCGTCACCTGCGGGGCGGAGTCGTTGACCGGCGCCTTCGTCGACGACGTGGCCGTCCTCAGCTGA